The Candidatus Berkiella aquae sequence TGCTGCTGTTGCTGCACAAGTAGGCGTTTCTCTTGCTGTAGGTATCGCTGTTGTCGGCGTTCTTGCTCTTGGTTACTATGGTATCAGCAAATTATTTGGTTCTTCAGAAGTTCCTGCTACTGATGAAAAAACCAAAGAAGTTGAGAATCGTACCGAAGATCAGAAATATCACGATGATTTGAAAGCTAAGCAAGATCTTACAGCTAAGCTTGCTGAACATTTCACCTCCAAGGCTGACAAACAGTTCTTAGTAGAGTTTGACAAAGTATTGGATCTTGATCACACCGCTGAAAGAAAGTTCAAGAACGGCGAATTGATGAAGAAACAACCTGCTGCGACTGACAAGCTTGTTGCGTTTGGCTTTAAAGCTAAAATGTTAGCTAAAATTGACGCTCTTACAGGCAAAGATCGTACAGCGAAAGAAGCTGAAGTTTTAGCAGAAGCGAATACTCGCGTTAAAGCTAAATCTTTACACCGCGCACTGTAAGAAATTCGTTTTCTAACGATATTTTTTGCAAGCCATTTAAAAACCCGCTGTGCGACTGTACAGCGGGTTTTTTTATTCTGTTTAATCGCTGCTCATTTTCCCAGCAAACTCCCCAAGAACCTTTTATTCCTGCCGAAATAGTCTATAGGTCGATTTACCCTTCGAACCTATACGTAAACCATGGTTAGATTAATGGAGTTATCTATGAGAAGAGTCATAATGAGTCTTGCGGTTGCATTGACAGCCGTGACAGGCGCCACCGCTGCGCAAGCAGGTTGTTGCGAGATTGGCAAACCGCATTATCGTTGGAATAAATGTATTCCAGACTACTATCAATGCTGTGAGCACAAAAATGGTTATTTTTATGCTCAATGTGGTAAATGCAAAATCCCAGATTATCAATATACCAGAGTGATGCGACATGCAGAATGCCCTTATGGACTTTGCCATAAGTGCTCACATTATCGTGGCTTCTATCGTGTCTACAATCATGAAGGGTTATCTTACGAAATTTATACTCGTTAATAACTCAAATGAAGCACTAAGAACTTTGTTTCTCAGTGCTTCATTAAGCTAGCGCTTTTATTTTACTGTAATTTCACCTGACTGCGCATTCACGAGTAGTTTCGTTTCCTTACCTTCTTTACTTAATGCTTTGACTTCATATTCTTTGCCTTCCGTATCAATTTTTGAAATATTACGATATCCTGCATCTTCAACTTTTTTCGCAATTTCTAATGCAGAAAGCAAGGCTAACCCTTCTTTAGGTTTTTCAATTTCACCTGTTTTTGCATTCATTTTAACTTTTATTTCTTTACCCACCGCATTTAAAATTTTTGCTTCATAAACACCATCTTCAAACTCAATTTTCTTCACCACATTAAAACCTTTTGTTTGTAAGCTATTGAGTGCTTTTGACATAGGCATCATATCGCTTGTAATGGCCTCCTTTGCAAAAACGCTTGATGCACTCATGGTCATCAGTGCCCCCATGCAAACGGCTATCAAAGTAGATCTGCTCATGATAAGACTCCTTAAATTAAAACAGTGTAAAAAATAGCTGCGCTTAATTTGCACGGCATCACTCAATTACATAGACCTATTTTTGCAAGATAACAATTTCTTAAAGCACAATTTAAAGTGCAACTGCCTTGATTTTAAAATCCAAGTAGCGTAGTTTTTCTTTCTTTTTTATGGTTAAAAGAGGTCTTTATGATTGGCGCACCCATCACTTTTAGCAGCAAAATGTTCGAACATTTTGAGTGTATTTACTCGCTCGCTAATAAACACTTTGGTGGCATCAAAGTCGTGTCAGGGGCAACCATTCGTGAAACCATCACACGTTTACAACAAGAATTACCATGGATAATGAAATTTCGGGCAGAAGACATTGAACAAATGGCAACCCTTTCAGATGTCACTCAAGGGTTCAGTCAATTATCCCTAAAAGGGGCGTCCAAAAAAGATACTGTCAAACTAAAACAAATGGCCGCTAATATTGGACTAACCCCAACCAATTCAGGCAAAAAAGATTTTTATGAAGCATTACATAACCGATTTATGGCGTGCTTTATTTTATCTAGTCATGTCTTTAAAACATTATATGACCACCAAGAAGATTTACAAAAGACAAAAGAGCAAGAACAGATATTTCATGAAGCCATTAGACATTTTCTTTTATTAGGGTGTATAACAGGTCTTAACATTGCTGTTTATCTCACCCACCCTGCGCATGAAAAATGTGATCCCAAAAAAATATCAACTGTGCTTAATACGATAAACAACTGGAATACGCTGCTTGAGACTTATCATTTACACATAGCAAAAGAAAATTCTTTTGAAGAAATGCGTCTCCTATTTATTCAACATTTTTTAGCATTTCAGGATATGACGATTCAAAAAGGAATATTCCTGCCAATGTTCTCTAAGCCATTGGATTCGATTATCGATTTTATGAATCAACCTCAGACAGAGCAATTCGTTATCCCGGCTCAAATGAGATTACCTTTTTCGACTAAAGAACTTTTATTTCATGTTAAAAGAAAAAATGATCGCGCCATCCAACTAGGAACCGCTAGCAATATCGAGGTTATGCTTCCTCTTAAAGACAGCCTTCATTGCCCATCTAAGGATTCTCTCAAATTATTGGCTGATAAGCTCCAAACTATTTATAAGAATCAGCAAACCAAAGGTTCACAAATATTATTTTATTATGGTAGCCCATATGGCAATGTCGATCTTTTCAACGTCCACTATGATGCAACTCGTTCTAAACTCATTGTTGTCAATATCCATCCTGAGCGTTGTGGTGCACAACATGATCTTTTAAGTAATCTAGAATATCTTTTACGAAGCCGCCGCATTCCTTTGCATATTTTTGCCTGCCAAGCGGATTTTGGCTCGT is a genomic window containing:
- a CDS encoding PepSY domain-containing protein, translating into MSRSTLIAVCMGALMTMSASSVFAKEAITSDMMPMSKALNSLQTKGFNVVKKIEFEDGVYEAKILNAVGKEIKVKMNAKTGEIEKPKEGLALLSALEIAKKVEDAGYRNISKIDTEGKEYEVKALSKEGKETKLLVNAQSGEITVK